The Acidobacteriota bacterium genome includes a region encoding these proteins:
- a CDS encoding ATP-binding protein, giving the protein MAKRTPKPSRLTDVFFRHMVGNMRNGVLAIARDGAIVLVNDEACRLFALPPGGTLVGQPFGDVLHAHPDIVRVLGGAFDMAALPNRAELRLKSTDIVIGYTLSLVRDEAGTTVGAALFFKDLTHVEQMEERERLRDRLAAVGEMAAVMAHEIKNPLAAIEVVAGLLRRKAPDNADVQTLVKDIISEAKMANAIVQEVLAFVRPVRLQVDRTSLAESLASAVLLADGKATRGSILVETALPDRLPLLGADRHQLTQVFANLLINAYEALDGRGRIVISASLARTAADGALLPDGQQPVDTVVVDVADDGPGMTAAVAEKIFNPFFTTKAQGSGLGLAIVRKIIDAHEGRIDMTTTDGRGTRFRVTLPVEPHKHGSHH; this is encoded by the coding sequence ATGGCGAAACGCACACCCAAGCCCTCGCGACTGACCGATGTCTTCTTCAGGCATATGGTCGGCAACATGCGCAATGGCGTCTTAGCCATCGCGCGCGACGGCGCCATCGTGCTGGTCAACGACGAGGCGTGCCGCCTGTTCGCCCTTCCGCCGGGTGGGACGCTGGTCGGCCAACCGTTTGGCGACGTGCTCCACGCCCATCCCGATATCGTTCGCGTGCTGGGCGGCGCCTTCGACATGGCCGCGCTGCCCAACCGCGCGGAGTTGCGTCTCAAGTCCACCGACATCGTGATCGGCTACACGCTGTCGCTGGTGCGCGATGAAGCGGGCACCACGGTCGGCGCCGCGCTGTTCTTCAAGGACCTCACCCACGTCGAACAGATGGAAGAGCGCGAGCGCCTGCGCGACCGGCTGGCGGCCGTGGGCGAGATGGCGGCCGTCATGGCGCACGAAATCAAGAACCCGCTGGCGGCCATCGAGGTCGTCGCCGGCCTGCTCCGGCGGAAAGCACCCGACAACGCCGATGTGCAGACACTGGTGAAGGACATCATCAGCGAAGCGAAGATGGCCAATGCCATCGTCCAGGAAGTGCTGGCTTTCGTGCGCCCGGTACGCCTGCAGGTGGACCGCACGTCGCTCGCCGAGTCCCTGGCCAGTGCCGTCCTCCTGGCCGACGGCAAGGCGACGCGCGGCAGCATCCTCGTCGAGACCGCGCTGCCCGATCGACTGCCGTTGCTCGGCGCCGACCGGCACCAGCTGACACAGGTCTTCGCCAACCTGCTGATCAACGCGTACGAAGCGCTCGACGGCCGCGGCCGCATTGTCATTTCGGCGTCGCTCGCCCGCACGGCCGCCGACGGCGCGCTGCTGCCAGACGGCCAGCAGCCGGTCGACACCGTGGTGGTGGACGTGGCCGACGACGGCCCGGGGATGACCGCCGCGGTGGCCGAGAAGATCTTCAACCCGTTCTTCACCACCAAGGCGCAGGGCTCCGGGCTCGGCCTGGCGATTGTCCGGAAGATTATTGACGCGCACGAAGGCCGGATCGACATGACCACCACCGACGGGCGGGGCACACGCTTCCGCGTGACCTTGCCGGTGGAGCCGCACAAGCACGGATCGCACCACTAA
- a CDS encoding ABC-F family ATP-binding cassette domain-containing protein, protein MGLGAARLVGLTSFVGPQADPYDAAQPRAPGAAKGRDPQMIQLQEVTKSFGEKTLLEQVTWQVGDRDRVGLCGPNGAGKTTLLKMLAGFDEPDLGFIQKPNALTIGYLPQDGLAHSGRTVTAEASLALKPLLDLKAEMHALEARLGDPALSAQDHDAVLHRYSDVQDQFRLGDGYQIELKVATVLRGLGFEPEAQEQLTDHLSGGWQMRLALAKLLLSAPDLLLLDEPTNHLDLDARNWLEEYLVAYPRSVILVSHDRYFLDAVVTHIADLSLRTITDYHCNYSKYLEERDARLERLRDAKRRQDEEVQRVEEFINRFRYQATKAAQVQSRIKMLEKVVRLEVPPERKRIHFQFPASAKSGRMVQELKGVRKAYGHKVVLDQVDLHIERGDRIALVGHNGAGKSTLMRLLSGEEAPDSGERHEGHQVVMQYFAQDEATRLEPGLTVYETLSDGSPNHMVPAIRNILGGFLFSGDDVYKKAGVLSGGERTRLAVARMLLRPSNTLLLDEPTNHLDIDSKEVLLDALADYGGTLIFVSHDRYFVEKLATKIVEVGNGSALLYPGTYEAYLWSKAQSQEAGRAGEAGRAGQGAKRSSSSPTSPALPARPAPSAPSYEARKRDNVEKKKRERAFKALKDRVAELEARIAERERAIKEVEVTMSAPDFYGNHEASKPVLAQHQALMWEVGELLSQWEMLQGEAEQYADLQNS, encoded by the coding sequence GTGGGGCTCGGCGCTGCGCGCCTTGTCGGGCTCACTTCGTTCGTGGGGCCCCAGGCCGACCCCTACGACGCGGCGCAGCCGCGAGCCCCAGGAGCGGCCAAAGGCCGCGACCCGCAGATGATCCAGCTCCAAGAAGTAACCAAGTCGTTCGGCGAGAAGACCCTGCTCGAACAGGTGACTTGGCAGGTCGGCGATCGGGACCGGGTTGGCCTGTGCGGCCCGAACGGGGCCGGCAAGACGACGCTCCTCAAGATGCTGGCCGGTTTCGACGAGCCCGACTTGGGTTTCATCCAGAAGCCGAACGCCCTGACCATTGGCTACCTGCCACAGGACGGCCTCGCGCACAGCGGCCGGACCGTTACCGCCGAAGCCAGCCTCGCCCTGAAGCCGCTGCTCGATCTCAAGGCCGAGATGCACGCCCTCGAGGCGCGGCTGGGCGACCCGGCGCTCAGCGCGCAAGACCACGACGCGGTGTTGCACCGCTACAGCGACGTGCAGGATCAGTTCCGCCTGGGCGATGGCTACCAGATCGAGTTGAAGGTCGCGACCGTGCTGCGCGGACTGGGCTTTGAACCCGAGGCGCAGGAGCAGCTGACCGATCACCTGTCGGGCGGCTGGCAAATGCGGCTGGCGCTGGCCAAGCTGCTATTGAGCGCGCCCGACCTGCTGCTGCTCGACGAGCCGACCAACCACCTTGACCTCGACGCCCGCAACTGGCTCGAGGAATACCTGGTCGCCTACCCGCGGTCGGTGATCCTGGTCTCGCACGATCGCTACTTCCTCGACGCGGTGGTCACGCATATCGCCGACCTGTCGCTACGCACCATCACTGACTACCACTGCAACTACTCGAAGTATCTCGAGGAGCGGGACGCGCGGCTCGAGCGCCTGCGCGACGCGAAGCGGCGGCAGGACGAGGAAGTGCAGCGGGTCGAGGAGTTCATCAACCGCTTCCGCTACCAGGCCACGAAGGCCGCCCAGGTGCAGAGCCGCATCAAGATGCTCGAGAAGGTCGTGCGCCTCGAGGTCCCGCCCGAGCGCAAGCGCATCCACTTCCAGTTCCCGGCCTCGGCCAAGAGCGGCCGCATGGTGCAGGAGTTGAAGGGCGTGCGCAAGGCCTACGGCCACAAGGTCGTGCTGGATCAGGTGGACCTGCACATCGAGCGCGGCGATCGGATCGCCCTGGTCGGCCACAACGGCGCCGGCAAGTCGACGCTGATGCGCCTGCTGTCGGGTGAGGAGGCCCCCGACTCTGGCGAGCGCCACGAAGGCCACCAGGTCGTGATGCAGTACTTCGCGCAAGATGAAGCCACGCGCCTCGAGCCCGGCCTGACCGTCTACGAAACCCTCTCGGACGGCTCACCGAACCACATGGTCCCCGCCATCCGCAACATCCTCGGCGGCTTCCTGTTCAGCGGCGACGACGTCTACAAGAAGGCGGGCGTGCTGTCGGGCGGCGAACGCACGCGCCTGGCGGTAGCCCGCATGCTGCTGCGGCCATCGAACACGCTGCTGCTCGACGAGCCGACCAACCACCTCGACATCGATTCCAAGGAAGTGCTGCTCGACGCACTCGCTGACTACGGCGGCACGCTGATCTTCGTGTCGCACGATCGCTACTTCGTCGAAAAGCTCGCCACGAAGATCGTCGAGGTCGGCAACGGAAGCGCCTTGCTCTACCCCGGAACCTACGAGGCATATCTCTGGAGCAAGGCGCAGAGTCAGGAGGCGGGTAGGGCGGGTGAGGCTGGTCGGGCGGGTCAGGGGGCAAAACGAAGCTCTTCCTCACCCACCTCACCAGCCCTACCAGCCCGACCAGCCCCTTCCGCGCCAAGCTACGAAGCGCGGAAGAGAGACAACGTCGAGAAGAAGAAGCGGGAGCGCGCGTTCAAGGCGCTCAAGGATCGGGTCGCCGAGCTCGAGGCGCGCATCGCGGAGCGCGAACGGGCGATCAAGGAGGTCGAGGTCACCATGTCGGCTCCCGACTTCTACGGCAACCACGAGGCCTCGAAGCCGGTGCTCGCCCAGCACCAGGCGTTGATGTGGGAAGTAGGAGAGCTCCTGAGCCAATGGGAGATGCTTCAGGGCGAAGCTGAGCAATACGCGGATCTACAGAATTCGTAA
- a CDS encoding response regulator — protein sequence MNFPNDEIFLTTEEVLEYLQVNLRTVYRLIKAGKIPAVRVGRQWRFRKRDIDAWLDTQRPRGERMPQMAMSDKPQTRDGRSRVLVVDDESSIRELLAKTLALAEYDVDTAPDGRAALERLRLGNYDLLIADLKMPGMDGLTLIREAKRLKADIPVIIITGFSTESSAIEAVNLGVAGYLTKPFRVPQVLAAAARALGE from the coding sequence GTGAACTTTCCAAACGACGAGATTTTTCTTACCACCGAAGAAGTCCTGGAGTACCTCCAGGTCAACCTCCGTACGGTTTACCGGCTGATTAAGGCCGGAAAAATCCCGGCGGTACGGGTGGGCCGGCAATGGCGCTTCCGCAAACGTGACATCGACGCCTGGTTGGACACCCAGCGCCCGCGGGGCGAGCGGATGCCCCAGATGGCCATGTCGGACAAGCCCCAGACCCGGGACGGCCGATCACGCGTCCTCGTCGTGGACGACGAGTCGAGCATCCGGGAACTGCTCGCCAAGACGCTGGCGCTGGCCGAATACGACGTCGATACCGCGCCCGATGGCCGGGCGGCGCTCGAACGCCTGCGGCTCGGCAACTACGACCTGCTGATTGCCGACCTGAAAATGCCCGGCATGGACGGCCTCACGCTGATCCGCGAAGCCAAGCGCCTGAAGGCCGACATCCCAGTCATCATCATCACCGGCTTCTCCACCGAGTCGAGCGCCATCGAGGCGGTCAATCTCGGAGTGGCCGGCTACCTGACCAAGCCCTTCCGGGTGCCGCAGGTCCTCGCGGCCGCGGCGCGCGCACTCGGCGAATAA